Part of the Neisseria brasiliensis genome is shown below.
TTTTGCGGATTTTGTCTTCCGGCATTTCCATCAGCTCGGCCAATTTGGCTGAATCCGGTTCTTCACCGGTTTCTTGCAGATATTGGCGCGAAATGCGGTTCATCTTGTTGATGGTTTCAATCATGTGCACCGGAATGCGGATGGTGCGCGCTTGGTCGGCAATCGAGCGGGTAATCGCCTGACGAATCCACCAAGTGGCGTAGGTCGAGAATTTGTAGCCGCGACGGTATTCGAATTTATCCACGGCTTTCATCAGGCCGATGTTGCCTTCTTGAATCAAATCAAGGAATTGCAAGCCACGGTTGGTGTATTTCTTGGCAATCGAAATCACCAAACGCAAGTTGGCCTGAATTATTTCCTGCTTGGCTGCAGCGGTTTCGCGCTCGCTGGCAACCATGTTTTTATTGATTTCTTTCAATTCTTCAATCGAGATTTGCGTTTCTTTCTGCATATCGGAAAGCGCAGTTTGTTTCTCGATGATGGCATGGCGGAAGCGGTCGAGTGCATCGCTCCATACGCGGCCTTTGGCGACTTCTTCTTCTACCCAATTCAAGTCGGTGATATTCGGCAGGAAGTTGTTGATGAAGTATTCGCGATCCATGTGTACGCGGTCTAAGCAGATGTCGCGGATTTCGCGCTCGAGCTTACGGATTTGGTCAACACGGCCACGCAGGTTGTTGCTCAGGTTTTCGATTTGACGGGTCGAGAAGCGCACTTCCAACAATTTGTTGGCGATGGCATCGCGATGGGTTAAATAAGCCGGATGCTGGCTGTGATGCTTGGCCAATTGCGCGGTCATTTCGGCGTAATCGGCTTCGATTTGGGCGAAATGCTCCAAGACTTTTTGTTTCAGCTCTTCCAAATTGGCAGCGGTCATGCTTTCGGCATCGGCTGCGCTATCATCGTCGCTGTCGTCTTCTTCATCGTCATCGCTGTCTTCATCATCATCGTTGTTTGTGGTGTCGTCAGAAGCATTGCTTTCCAAATGACCCAAGCCCAATTCGTTCAGCAAGACTTCATTCGGGTCGATAATGGCTTCAACTACTTCATCGACGCGGATTTCTTCGTTGCGGATTTGGTCAATCAAGGCCAAGATTTCTGCGACCGAACCCGGGCAGGCAGAAATGGCTTGAACCATGTTTTTAAACGCATTTTCGATTTTTTTGGCGATGATGATTTCGTCTTCGCGTGTCAGCAGGTCAACCTGCCCCATTTCACGCATGTACATACGCACAGGGTCGGTGGTGCGACCGAACTCGGAATCTGCGCTGGAGAGTGCCGCTTCGGCTTCTTCAACGGCATCATCATCGGTAATGGTAGCGGCATTGTCGCTGAGCAGAATGTCTTCGGCATCAGGTGCTTGTTCGGTAACTTGGATGCCCAAGCCGGTAATCATGTTGACGATGTTGTCGATTTGGTCGGCATCAGACATATCGTCCGGCAGGGCATCGTTGATTTCCGCATAGGTAATGTAGCCGCGCTCTTTACCCATGATGATGAGCTGTCGCAGACGAGTACGTTGCTCTTCTACGGTTAACGGACGGTTATCATCTTGATCTTGGTATTCTTCGTGATTTTTAGACATAGATATCTCGTTGTTTAGTGAAAAATGCCAACGGT
Proteins encoded:
- the rpoD gene encoding RNA polymerase sigma factor RpoD, whose amino-acid sequence is MSMSKNHEEYQDQDDNRPLTVEEQRTRLRQLIIMGKERGYITYAEINDALPDDMSDADQIDNIVNMITGLGIQVTEQAPDAEDILLSDNAATITDDDAVEEAEAALSSADSEFGRTTDPVRMYMREMGQVDLLTREDEIIIAKKIENAFKNMVQAISACPGSVAEILALIDQIRNEEIRVDEVVEAIIDPNEVLLNELGLGHLESNASDDTTNNDDDEDSDDDEEDDSDDDSAADAESMTAANLEELKQKVLEHFAQIEADYAEMTAQLAKHHSQHPAYLTHRDAIANKLLEVRFSTRQIENLSNNLRGRVDQIRKLEREIRDICLDRVHMDREYFINNFLPNITDLNWVEEEVAKGRVWSDALDRFRHAIIEKQTALSDMQKETQISIEELKEINKNMVASERETAAAKQEIIQANLRLVISIAKKYTNRGLQFLDLIQEGNIGLMKAVDKFEYRRGYKFSTYATWWIRQAITRSIADQARTIRIPVHMIETINKMNRISRQYLQETGEEPDSAKLAELMEMPEDKIRKIMKIAKEPISMETPIGDDDDSHLGDFIEDANNVAPADAAMYSSLHEVTKEVLESLTPREAKVLRMRFGIDMNTDHTLEEVGKQFDVTRERIRQIEAKALRKLRHPTRSDRLKSFLDSEDNKQ